Proteins found in one Amycolatopsis aidingensis genomic segment:
- a CDS encoding acetyl-CoA hydrolase/transferase family protein, translating to MSNTTASVDSPNDPGDVLRHLRPGADVIVPIQFGEPQTLLDTLEGSAERLERVRVHRMDPFAERRYIRGEFGDRLRHVDYFLGPGSREAYWAGTCDLVPNHFSEMPLLLRRVTDRPLVLAAASLPDRHGYFSLGTNADYTAAFIGEAPFFLEANANMPRTFGQNQVHISQVAGWCRADRALPEVVPVPPDERDHAIAGHIAERIADGSCLQIGVGRIPDALLAALTGHRDLGVHTEALSDGMMDLIECGAVTGTRKHQLRNKHVATFCVGSRRLLDWLDNNSSVAMVPVDWVNDPRVVAREPTFVSINATSEVDLMGQAASETIAGRYWSSSGGQADFARGAMYSPGGQAFLVLHAATSSGESRIKATLTPGSVVTTLKNTVDHVVTEYGVAALRGKSLHERAMALIAVAHPDHRDRLRHDARAAGLLR from the coding sequence TTGAGCAACACCACGGCTAGCGTCGACAGCCCGAATGACCCGGGGGATGTGCTGCGGCACCTGCGTCCCGGTGCGGATGTGATCGTGCCGATCCAGTTCGGTGAGCCGCAGACCCTGCTGGACACGCTGGAGGGCAGCGCGGAGCGGTTGGAACGGGTGCGGGTGCATCGGATGGATCCGTTCGCCGAGCGCCGGTACATCCGCGGGGAGTTCGGCGATCGGTTGCGGCACGTCGACTACTTTCTCGGTCCGGGTTCGCGGGAGGCGTACTGGGCGGGAACCTGCGATCTGGTACCGAACCATTTCAGTGAGATGCCGTTGTTGCTGCGCAGGGTGACCGACCGTCCGCTGGTGCTGGCGGCGGCCAGCCTGCCCGACCGGCACGGTTACTTCAGCCTGGGCACCAATGCCGACTACACCGCGGCGTTCATCGGTGAGGCTCCGTTCTTCCTCGAGGCCAACGCGAACATGCCGCGCACGTTCGGGCAGAACCAGGTGCACATCAGCCAGGTGGCCGGGTGGTGCCGGGCGGATCGTGCGCTGCCGGAGGTTGTCCCGGTGCCACCGGACGAGCGGGATCACGCCATTGCCGGGCACATCGCGGAGCGCATCGCCGACGGCTCCTGCCTGCAGATCGGTGTCGGCCGCATCCCGGACGCGCTGCTGGCCGCGTTGACCGGCCACCGGGATCTCGGTGTGCACACCGAGGCGCTGTCCGACGGGATGATGGACCTGATCGAGTGCGGCGCCGTCACCGGGACCCGCAAGCACCAGCTGCGCAACAAGCACGTCGCCACGTTCTGCGTCGGTTCGCGGCGGCTGCTGGACTGGTTGGACAACAACAGCTCGGTGGCCATGGTGCCGGTCGACTGGGTGAACGATCCGCGGGTGGTGGCCAGGGAGCCCACCTTCGTCTCGATCAACGCCACCAGTGAGGTGGACCTGATGGGGCAGGCGGCGAGCGAGACGATCGCCGGCCGGTACTGGTCGTCGTCGGGTGGGCAGGCCGATTTCGCCCGCGGCGCGATGTACTCCCCTGGTGGGCAGGCGTTTCTGGTGTTGCACGCGGCGACCAGCTCGGGGGAGAGCCGGATCAAAGCCACGCTGACGCCCGGCAGTGTGGTCACCACCCTGAAGAACACCGTCGATCATGTGGTGACCGAGTACGGAGTTGCTGCGTTGCGCGGCAAGAGCCTGCATGAGCGTGCCATGGCGCTGATCGCCGTCGCGCACCCCGATCACCGGGACCGACTGCGGCACGACGCCCGTGCCGCGGGGCTACTGCGCTGA
- the moaC gene encoding cyclic pyranopterin monophosphate synthase MoaC yields the protein MAELSHLDEAGAARMVDVSGKQPSARTAVASGVLRTTAEVIGLLTEGGLAKGDALATARIAGIMGAKHTPDLIPLCHSIALSGVDVDFTLGERTVAITATARTTDRTGVEMEALTAVAVAGLTVHDMIKAVDPAATLDGVRLESKDGGKAGPWRRPEGDDR from the coding sequence ATGGCAGAACTGAGCCACCTCGACGAGGCGGGCGCGGCCCGCATGGTCGACGTGTCCGGCAAACAGCCCAGCGCGCGGACCGCGGTCGCCAGCGGCGTGCTGCGGACCACGGCGGAGGTGATCGGCCTGCTCACCGAGGGCGGCCTCGCCAAGGGTGACGCCCTCGCGACGGCCCGGATTGCGGGCATCATGGGGGCCAAGCACACGCCGGACCTGATCCCGTTGTGCCATTCGATCGCCCTTTCCGGGGTGGACGTCGACTTCACCCTCGGCGAGCGAACGGTGGCGATCACGGCGACCGCACGCACCACGGATCGCACCGGGGTGGAGATGGAGGCGCTGACCGCCGTGGCCGTGGCCGGTCTGACCGTGCACGACATGATCAAGGCGGTGGACCCGGCCGCCACCCTGGACGGGGTACGGCTGGAGAGCAAGGACGGCGGCAAGGCGGGCCCCTGGCGGCGTCCGGAAGGGGACGATCGATGA
- a CDS encoding phosphatidylinositol-specific phospholipase C/glycerophosphodiester phosphodiesterase family protein, whose translation MTSSRRASALLLSVLAALGLLSAPAAAEPRPAQPPARPLAQAHAHNDYEHPHPLLDALGHGFTSVEADIYLVDGELLVGHDPEDLRPGRTLEALYLEPLRRRVLANHGRVHRRPAAGGERNFQLLVDIKSGAAETYAALRERLHHPRYFFLFSTYLAGHVLDRAVTVVLSGNRPRQVLSGQWYRKAFHDGRIADQTDLGPGADPRLTPLVSDNWTRLFSWRGEGTFPAAERARLREIVATAHRAGQRVRFWATPDNPGPARTALWTELVAAGVDHINTDDLSGLEGFLREVTGQ comes from the coding sequence ATGACGAGCTCGCGTCGCGCCAGTGCCCTCCTGCTCAGTGTGCTGGCCGCACTCGGCCTGCTGAGCGCACCGGCCGCGGCCGAGCCTCGTCCGGCCCAGCCACCTGCCCGCCCCCTCGCGCAGGCGCATGCGCACAACGACTACGAGCATCCGCACCCGCTGCTGGACGCGCTGGGGCACGGGTTCACCAGCGTCGAGGCCGACATCTACCTGGTGGACGGTGAGCTGCTGGTCGGCCACGACCCGGAGGACCTGCGGCCGGGGCGCACCCTGGAGGCGCTGTACCTGGAACCACTGCGCCGTCGCGTGCTGGCCAACCACGGCCGGGTGCACCGCAGGCCCGCGGCCGGCGGTGAGCGGAACTTCCAGCTGCTGGTGGATATCAAGAGCGGGGCGGCGGAAACCTACGCCGCGCTGCGCGAGCGGCTGCACCACCCGCGCTACTTCTTCCTGTTCAGCACCTACCTCGCCGGGCACGTCCTGGACCGGGCGGTGACCGTGGTGCTTTCCGGCAACCGGCCGCGGCAGGTGCTTTCCGGGCAGTGGTACCGCAAGGCGTTCCACGACGGCCGGATCGCCGACCAGACCGATCTCGGCCCCGGCGCCGACCCGCGGCTGACGCCGCTGGTGTCGGACAACTGGACCAGGTTGTTCTCCTGGCGGGGCGAGGGCACCTTCCCGGCGGCTGAGCGGGCCCGGCTGCGCGAGATCGTGGCCACCGCGCACCGGGCCGGGCAACGGGTCCGCTTCTGGGCAACACCGGACAACCCGGGCCCCGCCCGCACGGCCCTGTGGACCGAGCTCGTGGCGGCGGGCGTGGACCACATCAACACCGACGACCTGAGCGGACTCGAGGGCTTTTTGAGAGAAGTTACCGGCCAGTAG
- the moaA gene encoding GTP 3',8-cyclase MoaA, which yields MTAVDLGLPRVPGARVAHSTPRPDTPALLDTYGRVATDLRVSLTDKCNLRCTYCMPEEGLEWAAEEQVLTDDELERLLRVAVERLGVTDIRLTGGEPLLRPGLEGLVARIAALRPRPRIAMTTNGIGLAKRAAAFAEAGLDRINISLDSIDRDTFQRLARRDRLPHVLAGLAASRAAGLDPVKVNAVLIRGVNEHEAPGLLRFCLEQGYHLRFIEQMPLDAQHGWNRAEMITAAEILDLLRTEFELTPSPAERGGAPAERWLVDGGPQEVGVIASVTRPFCAACERTRLTADGAVRSCLFSTDETDLRGLLRGGAGDEDLAVAWRDAMWGKLAGHEINEAGFAQPIRPMSAIGG from the coding sequence GTGACAGCGGTTGATCTCGGACTTCCCAGGGTTCCGGGCGCGCGCGTGGCGCATTCGACACCGCGTCCGGACACCCCAGCACTGCTCGACACCTACGGCCGGGTGGCGACCGACCTGCGGGTCTCGCTGACCGACAAGTGCAACCTGCGTTGCACCTACTGCATGCCAGAGGAAGGGCTGGAGTGGGCGGCGGAGGAGCAGGTGCTCACCGATGACGAACTGGAGCGGTTGCTGCGGGTTGCGGTGGAACGGCTCGGCGTCACCGACATCCGGCTCACCGGGGGCGAGCCGTTGCTGCGTCCCGGGCTGGAGGGCCTGGTCGCCCGGATCGCCGCGCTGCGCCCCCGACCCCGGATCGCGATGACCACCAACGGCATCGGGCTGGCCAAGCGGGCCGCGGCCTTCGCCGAGGCCGGCCTTGACCGGATCAACATCTCGCTGGACTCGATCGACCGGGACACCTTCCAGCGACTCGCGCGCCGGGACCGGCTGCCGCATGTGCTGGCCGGGCTCGCCGCCAGCCGCGCGGCCGGGCTGGACCCGGTGAAGGTCAACGCGGTGCTGATCCGGGGAGTGAACGAGCACGAGGCTCCCGGGCTGCTGCGGTTCTGCCTGGAGCAGGGCTACCACCTGCGGTTCATCGAGCAGATGCCGCTGGACGCCCAGCATGGCTGGAACCGGGCCGAGATGATCACCGCGGCGGAGATCCTGGACCTGCTGCGTACCGAGTTCGAGCTCACCCCGAGTCCCGCCGAGCGCGGCGGCGCACCGGCCGAACGCTGGCTGGTGGATGGCGGACCGCAGGAGGTCGGCGTGATCGCCTCGGTGACCAGGCCGTTCTGCGCCGCCTGCGAGCGCACCAGGCTCACCGCCGACGGCGCGGTGCGCTCCTGCCTGTTCAGCACCGATGAGACCGACCTGCGCGGGTTGCTGCGTGGCGGCGCAGGCGACGAGGACCTTGCCGTGGCCTGGCGGGACGCCATGTGGGGCAAGCTGGCGGGCCACGAGATCAACGAGGCCGGGTTCGCGCAGCCGATCCGGCCGATGAGCGCGATCGGGGGCTGA
- a CDS encoding MaoC family dehydratase, whose product MSSSGQPGWQGRYFEDFTVGDVYRHPLGRTVTQTDNSWLTLLTQNTAPLHFDAHYAAQTEFGKPLVDSTFTLALVTGQSVTDVSMRVLANLGWDRVRLPHPVFEGDTIYSQSEVLTARPSRSRPEAGVVTVRTTGFNQRGEVVIVFERTMLIYRRGHGPELARVRPVWDERARKALR is encoded by the coding sequence ATGTCGAGCAGCGGGCAGCCCGGGTGGCAGGGACGCTACTTCGAGGACTTCACCGTCGGCGACGTGTACCGGCATCCCCTCGGCCGGACGGTGACCCAGACCGACAACAGTTGGCTGACCTTGCTCACCCAGAACACCGCGCCACTGCACTTCGATGCGCACTACGCGGCACAGACCGAGTTCGGCAAGCCGCTGGTGGACTCCACCTTCACCCTCGCGCTGGTGACCGGGCAGAGCGTCACCGACGTGTCCATGCGCGTCCTGGCCAACCTCGGCTGGGACCGGGTGCGGCTACCGCATCCGGTGTTCGAGGGGGACACCATCTACTCGCAGTCCGAGGTGCTGACGGCGCGGCCGTCCCGGTCCCGCCCCGAGGCTGGCGTGGTCACCGTGCGGACCACCGGCTTCAACCAGCGGGGTGAGGTCGTCATCGTGTTCGAGCGCACCATGCTGATCTACCGGCGGGGGCACGGACCCGAGCTCGCGCGGGTGCGGCCGGTGTGGGACGAGCGCGCGCGGAAGGCCCTGCGGTGA
- a CDS encoding arsinothricin resistance N-acetyltransferase ArsN1 family B → MDAGNRTIRDASARDAEACAAIYAPYVTDTAISFESEPPSAAEMAERITAANRTHAWLVLEEAGTVVGYAYGSPFKSRAAYRWSCEVSVYLDATRRRTGGGRALYLALFDRLAGRGFRTAVAGMTLPNEASAGLHHAMGFEPVGTYRQIGWKHGAWRDVAWVQRTLVPAGEEPAEPDTQPA, encoded by the coding sequence ATGGACGCCGGAAACCGGACGATTCGCGACGCCTCCGCGCGGGACGCCGAGGCCTGCGCCGCGATCTACGCCCCCTATGTCACCGATACCGCGATCTCGTTCGAGAGCGAGCCGCCCTCGGCCGCCGAGATGGCCGAGCGCATCACCGCCGCGAACCGCACGCATGCCTGGCTGGTGCTGGAGGAAGCGGGCACGGTGGTCGGCTACGCCTACGGCAGCCCGTTCAAGTCCAGGGCGGCGTATCGCTGGTCCTGCGAGGTCAGTGTCTACCTGGACGCCACAAGGCGGCGCACCGGCGGCGGCCGCGCGCTCTACCTGGCGCTGTTCGACCGCCTTGCCGGGCGCGGGTTCCGCACCGCCGTCGCCGGGATGACCCTGCCGAACGAGGCCAGCGCCGGCCTGCACCACGCCATGGGGTTCGAGCCGGTCGGCACCTACCGGCAAATCGGCTGGAAACACGGCGCCTGGCGGGACGTGGCCTGGGTGCAGCGGACGCTCGTCCCGGCCGGGGAAGAACCCGCCGAACCGGATACTCAGCCCGCCTGA
- a CDS encoding LysR family transcriptional regulator: protein MDVAELRWFLVLAETEHVTDAAAVLHITQPTLSRALRRLETELGVPLFDRDHHRLRLNRYGEAYREHARRALDELTAAEDRLAALRDPRRGTVSLAFPHSFGGWLIPELIGAYREREPQTRFLLHSDAADAVLAALRDGAADLAITGPEPDDPDIAWNALAEERLWLAVPRGHRLAARDSVRLAELAGETFIALRAAFGLRQITDRLLTEAGITPEIGMESTEIATIMGLVASGLGVAIVPALPQRAGPAGARLVPIAGEAVRTIGIAEYRRRPTAPAARRFAEFVTERFDQS, encoded by the coding sequence GTGGACGTCGCCGAGCTGCGCTGGTTTCTGGTCCTGGCCGAGACCGAGCATGTGACCGACGCCGCTGCAGTGCTGCACATCACCCAGCCGACCCTGTCCAGGGCGCTGCGCAGGCTGGAGACCGAGCTGGGCGTGCCGCTGTTCGACCGGGACCACCACCGGCTCCGGTTGAACCGCTACGGCGAGGCCTACCGCGAGCATGCCCGGCGAGCGCTGGACGAGCTCACCGCCGCCGAGGACCGGCTGGCCGCGTTGCGGGATCCGCGGCGGGGCACCGTCAGCCTGGCCTTCCCGCACTCCTTCGGCGGCTGGCTGATCCCGGAGCTGATCGGCGCCTACCGGGAACGAGAGCCGCAGACCCGGTTCCTGCTGCACTCCGACGCGGCCGACGCCGTGCTGGCCGCGCTCAGGGACGGCGCCGCGGACCTGGCCATCACCGGGCCCGAACCGGATGATCCGGACATCGCCTGGAACGCACTGGCCGAAGAGCGGTTGTGGCTGGCCGTGCCGCGCGGGCACCGGCTGGCCGCGCGCGACTCGGTGCGCCTCGCCGAGCTGGCAGGGGAGACGTTCATCGCCCTGCGTGCCGCGTTCGGCCTGCGGCAGATCACCGACCGGCTACTCACCGAGGCGGGCATCACCCCGGAGATCGGGATGGAAAGCACCGAGATCGCGACCATCATGGGGCTGGTCGCGTCCGGGCTCGGGGTGGCGATCGTGCCGGCACTCCCGCAGCGGGCAGGCCCGGCAGGGGCGCGGCTCGTCCCGATCGCGGGGGAAGCGGTGCGCACTATCGGCATCGCCGAGTACCGACGTCGCCCCACCGCACCCGCGGCGCGCCGGTTCGCCGAGTTCGTGACCGAAAGGTTCGATCAGTCGTAG
- a CDS encoding HpcH/HpaI aldolase/citrate lyase family protein: MTGPASARSWLFVPGDRPERFGKAAGSGADAVVCDLEDAVAPEHKVAARDAVRGWLATNPAFVRVNATDTEWHADDLAALADVPGLRGLLLPKSEQVDQLHELARILPERVAVVALVETALGVHEATSLARVPGVCRLAFGSLDFALDAGTGTGQEELRYARSRLVLSSRVAGIASPVDGVTTDLDDPDRCARDARAARLLGFGGKLAVHPHQVEVLNQAFLPTAAEVDWARRVLTAVAESGTSAVRVDGQLVDRPRVELARGVLAGYEEER, encoded by the coding sequence GTGACCGGCCCGGCGTCGGCACGGTCCTGGCTGTTCGTGCCGGGGGACCGGCCGGAGCGGTTCGGCAAGGCCGCCGGCAGCGGTGCCGACGCGGTGGTCTGTGACCTCGAGGACGCCGTCGCGCCGGAGCACAAGGTGGCGGCGCGGGACGCGGTCCGCGGATGGCTGGCGACGAACCCCGCGTTCGTCCGGGTCAACGCCACCGATACCGAATGGCACGCCGACGACCTTGCCGCCCTCGCCGACGTGCCCGGCCTGCGCGGACTGCTGTTACCGAAAAGCGAGCAGGTGGACCAGTTGCATGAGCTGGCCCGGATTCTGCCGGAACGGGTGGCCGTGGTCGCGCTGGTGGAGACCGCGCTCGGGGTGCACGAGGCGACCTCGCTCGCCCGCGTCCCCGGCGTGTGCAGGCTGGCCTTCGGCTCGCTGGACTTCGCGCTGGACGCGGGTACCGGAACCGGGCAGGAGGAGCTGCGGTACGCCCGGTCGCGACTGGTGCTGAGCAGCCGGGTGGCCGGTATCGCGTCCCCCGTGGACGGGGTCACCACGGATCTGGACGACCCGGACCGGTGTGCCCGGGACGCCCGCGCGGCCCGGCTGCTGGGTTTCGGTGGCAAGCTCGCCGTGCACCCCCACCAGGTGGAGGTCCTGAACCAGGCATTCCTGCCCACTGCGGCGGAGGTCGACTGGGCGCGCCGGGTACTCACCGCGGTCGCCGAGTCGGGCACCTCGGCGGTACGGGTGGACGGCCAGCTGGTCGACCGGCCACGAGTGGAGCTGGCCCGCGGGGTGCTGGCCGGGTACGAGGAGGAGCGTTGA
- a CDS encoding MarR family winged helix-turn-helix transcriptional regulator: MHTEDARGDPVPAETLARFAELGRAESTVTVLLHARLAERIGLSATDHKALELLTHWRCPLTAGRLAELTGLSTGAVTGVIDRLERAGFVRRMRDPADRRKVLVDVLAEGRAKAAPAAELPLRLTERVLAEFAPGELEVVERFLRRRLELTEAEAFVGMEIPHLRR, from the coding sequence GTGCACACAGAGGACGCTCGCGGCGATCCGGTGCCCGCCGAGACGCTGGCCCGCTTCGCCGAGCTCGGGCGTGCGGAGAGCACCGTCACCGTGCTGTTGCACGCCAGGCTCGCGGAACGGATCGGCCTCTCCGCCACCGACCACAAGGCGCTGGAGTTGCTCACCCACTGGCGGTGCCCGCTGACCGCGGGGCGGCTCGCCGAGCTGACCGGGCTGTCCACCGGCGCGGTGACCGGGGTGATCGACCGGCTGGAGCGCGCCGGGTTCGTGCGGCGGATGCGGGATCCGGCCGACCGGCGCAAGGTGCTGGTGGACGTCCTCGCCGAGGGTAGGGCGAAGGCGGCGCCCGCGGCGGAACTGCCGCTGCGACTCACCGAACGGGTGCTGGCCGAGTTCGCGCCCGGCGAACTCGAGGTGGTGGAGCGGTTCCTCCGCAGGCGGCTCGAGCTGACCGAGGCGGAGGCCTTCGTGGGGATGGAGATTCCGCACCTGCGGAGATAG
- a CDS encoding molybdenum cofactor biosynthesis protein MoaE — MKRTARVIVASNRAATGVYADRTGPVIAKWLSERSYEVPEPLVVADGEPVAAALRDCLEQEPQVVITTGGTGVSPTDRTPEATAPLLDYELPGVADAVRAAGSDKVPTALLSRGLAGVAGRTLVVNLPGSRGGVQDGLEVLADVLDHAVDQLAGGDHAPHGSAGGPEEPEAAGAPVRVALAAVTEATLSVDQHAAMVEDPAAGAVVTFGGVVRDHDDGRAVTSLYYEGHPSAGDVLARVVSEVAGRRQGLRAVAVSHRLGALQVGDVALACAVAGDHRAEAFAACAELVDEVKARLPVWKHQRFTDGTDEWVNSP, encoded by the coding sequence ATGAAGAGGACGGCGCGCGTGATCGTCGCGTCCAACCGGGCCGCCACCGGCGTCTACGCCGACCGGACCGGGCCGGTCATCGCGAAATGGCTCAGCGAGCGCTCCTACGAGGTTCCCGAGCCGCTGGTGGTGGCGGACGGGGAGCCGGTGGCCGCCGCGCTGCGGGACTGCCTGGAGCAGGAGCCGCAGGTCGTCATCACCACCGGGGGAACGGGGGTGTCGCCGACCGACCGCACCCCGGAGGCGACCGCGCCGTTGCTGGACTACGAGCTGCCCGGGGTGGCCGACGCCGTGCGCGCGGCCGGCAGCGACAAGGTGCCCACCGCGCTGCTGTCCCGCGGCCTGGCCGGGGTGGCGGGCCGGACCCTGGTGGTCAACCTGCCCGGTTCCCGCGGCGGAGTGCAGGATGGGCTCGAGGTGCTGGCCGACGTGCTCGACCATGCCGTGGACCAGCTAGCCGGGGGCGACCACGCCCCGCACGGCTCGGCAGGAGGGCCGGAGGAGCCGGAGGCGGCGGGGGCCCCGGTCCGGGTGGCGCTGGCCGCCGTGACCGAGGCGACCCTGTCCGTGGACCAGCACGCCGCCATGGTGGAGGACCCCGCCGCGGGGGCCGTGGTGACCTTCGGCGGGGTGGTGCGCGACCACGACGACGGCCGGGCGGTCACCTCGCTGTACTACGAGGGCCACCCGAGCGCGGGCGACGTGCTGGCCAGGGTGGTCTCCGAGGTCGCGGGCCGCAGGCAGGGCCTGCGCGCGGTGGCGGTGAGCCACCGGCTCGGCGCGCTCCAGGTCGGTGATGTGGCGCTGGCCTGCGCGGTCGCCGGGGACCACCGAGCCGAGGCGTTCGCCGCCTGCGCCGAGCTGGTGGACGAGGTCAAGGCGCGGCTGCCGGTGTGGAAGCACCAGCGCTTCACCGACGGCACCGACGAGTGGGTCAACTCCCCCTGA
- a CDS encoding VOC family protein, translated as MRIERLDHLVLTVADPEATIAFYTGVLGMTEVTFHGGRRALRYGQSKINLHQAGGEFEPKAEHATPGSADLCFITVDPLGDLVAELDRAGVPIEEGPVRRTGATGPITSLYIRDPDRNLIELSNYD; from the coding sequence ATGCGCATCGAACGACTCGACCACCTGGTGCTGACGGTGGCCGATCCGGAAGCCACGATCGCGTTCTACACCGGGGTGCTCGGCATGACCGAGGTGACTTTCCATGGTGGCCGTAGGGCGCTGCGCTACGGCCAGAGCAAGATCAACCTGCACCAGGCCGGTGGCGAGTTCGAGCCGAAGGCCGAGCATGCCACGCCGGGCAGCGCCGACCTGTGTTTCATCACCGTCGACCCGCTCGGCGACCTGGTCGCCGAGCTGGATCGGGCCGGGGTACCGATCGAGGAAGGGCCGGTGCGCAGGACCGGCGCGACCGGCCCGATCACCAGTCTCTACATCCGGGACCCGGATCGGAACCTGATCGAGCTCAGCAACTACGACTGA
- a CDS encoding LysM peptidoglycan-binding domain-containing protein, with protein MTYRGKHRKPSAASRHIARVAVAGLAVGAPLAIAATPAQADSVNWDAIAQCESGGNWSINTGNGYSGGLQFKDSTWKAYGGTGKAHNASRAEQIRVAERVLDGQGIGAWPVCGKRAGSAASYQGSNTQGSSAKSEQRSSSSSSSAKKQSSKPAPRQQAPAPLTGTAKSNPEGDYTVVAGDTLTSIAKEHNIEGGYQKLHELNKEFISNPDYIVVGQKIATK; from the coding sequence ATGACTTACCGTGGTAAACACCGCAAGCCGTCCGCCGCTTCCCGTCACATCGCCCGTGTGGCCGTCGCGGGCCTGGCGGTAGGCGCCCCGTTGGCGATCGCTGCGACCCCCGCGCAGGCCGATAGCGTCAACTGGGATGCCATCGCGCAGTGTGAGAGCGGTGGCAACTGGAGCATCAACACCGGCAATGGCTACTCCGGTGGTCTCCAGTTCAAGGACAGCACCTGGAAGGCCTACGGCGGCACCGGCAAGGCGCACAACGCCTCCCGGGCGGAGCAGATCCGCGTCGCGGAGCGTGTCCTGGACGGCCAGGGCATCGGCGCGTGGCCGGTCTGCGGCAAGCGCGCCGGCTCCGCCGCGAGCTACCAGGGCAGCAACACGCAGGGCTCCTCGGCCAAGTCCGAGCAGCGCAGCAGCTCCAGCTCGAGCTCCGCGAAGAAGCAGTCCTCGAAGCCGGCCCCGCGGCAGCAGGCTCCGGCCCCGCTCACCGGGACGGCCAAGTCCAACCCGGAGGGTGACTACACCGTTGTCGCCGGCGACACGCTGACCAGCATCGCCAAGGAGCACAACATCGAGGGCGGCTACCAGAAGCTGCACGAGCTGAACAAGGAGTTCATCTCCAACCCCGACTACATCGTGGTCGGCCAGAAGATCGCCACCAAGTGA
- a CDS encoding helix-turn-helix domain-containing protein — MSDPLSASLAATVHTARLAHGLSVGALAERSGVSRAMIGKIERGDAQPTAALLGRLSGALGLTLSELIARAEGGSGRLARAAEQPTWTDPDSGYRRRAVSPPAGGPLELVEVELPPGAEVSYGAEAYVFKYQQLWILRGHLRFREGEVVHELEEGDCLQLGPPSPTSFHNPAAEPCRYLVALAKRDPWPGQPAARADPN; from the coding sequence ATGTCGGATCCGTTGTCCGCCTCGCTGGCGGCCACCGTGCACACCGCCCGGCTGGCGCACGGCCTTTCCGTCGGGGCGCTGGCCGAGCGTTCCGGGGTGTCCCGGGCGATGATCGGCAAGATCGAACGCGGGGATGCGCAGCCGACCGCCGCGCTGCTCGGCCGACTCTCCGGTGCCCTCGGCCTGACGCTGTCCGAGCTCATCGCCCGCGCGGAGGGTGGAAGCGGGCGGCTGGCGCGGGCCGCGGAGCAGCCCACCTGGACCGACCCGGACAGTGGCTACCGGCGCCGCGCGGTCTCCCCGCCCGCGGGCGGCCCGCTGGAATTGGTCGAGGTGGAGCTGCCGCCGGGCGCGGAGGTCAGTTACGGCGCCGAGGCGTACGTGTTCAAGTACCAGCAGCTCTGGATCCTGCGCGGCCACCTGCGCTTCCGGGAGGGCGAGGTGGTGCACGAGCTCGAAGAGGGCGACTGCCTGCAGCTCGGCCCGCCGTCCCCGACGTCGTTCCACAACCCGGCCGCCGAACCCTGCCGGTACCTGGTCGCCCTCGCCAAGCGGGACCCGTGGCCCGGCCAACCGGCGGCGCGGGCGGACCCGAACTAG
- a CDS encoding MoaD/ThiS family protein codes for MVRFFASARAAAGQEEETLTLPPGATVSDAVRALRGRHPGGLDRILDAASFLLDGVAVRDVTLTLPDGAELDVLPPFAGG; via the coding sequence ATGGTCCGTTTCTTCGCCTCCGCACGGGCGGCGGCCGGGCAGGAGGAGGAGACGCTCACCCTGCCGCCCGGTGCCACCGTCTCGGACGCGGTGCGGGCGTTGCGCGGCAGGCATCCCGGCGGGCTGGACCGCATCCTGGACGCGGCCAGCTTCCTGCTGGACGGGGTGGCCGTGCGGGACGTCACCCTGACCCTGCCGGACGGGGCGGAGCTGGACGTGCTGCCGCCGTTCGCTGGAGGCTGA